From Xylanibacter oryzae DSM 17970, a single genomic window includes:
- a CDS encoding Outer membrane protein SusF domain-containing protein: MKKHIIFSGLLMSLLLMSSCNGTYDDWASPQHNDQEAAITIPGFTATAANAIDLGKAGDSVKVFCLSSAALPAGVTRQKTRMIITPKGDTKDATITKINTTDDGKIDSASLQNIIAMNYGKRPVARTYSAHVYSNAINGNGQAILIDAGAVDIVATPAAPFIANAYYLVGDMVGWDATGMVKLSHSSQDVYADPVFSIEFKTTAAGQNLKLIPQTNIDNNTFWYEGTQGVVGVKTDGDTSTSGSLVTTSPGAIKIPDAGTYLLTINMMDYTYKIEKTNKYYLVGGLQNWTADPATGMTCLFYPMGNGVYSYTANWESGKNNLKIWDQDSFGNWNVAIGSVKDGATDMSGSLISSSAGAISSPTTEYYTLTINMSSKTYEWQKIENQSPTEYTKLSLIGAFNGWGTDYELTQVTKHNWYGKFTQTTAGELKFRANDSWDVANWGIKQNIGDKYYGTATNGGGNMTVPVGTYSVYFNDITGQFAFVAQ, encoded by the coding sequence ATGAAAAAACATATAATTTTCAGCGGCCTGTTAATGTCATTGTTGCTAATGTCATCGTGCAATGGCACATATGATGATTGGGCAAGCCCTCAGCATAATGACCAGGAAGCCGCAATAACTATCCCCGGATTTACTGCAACTGCAGCAAATGCGATAGATTTAGGCAAGGCTGGCGACAGCGTTAAGGTATTCTGTTTATCATCTGCTGCTCTACCTGCAGGAGTTACAAGACAAAAAACACGTATGATAATAACTCCTAAAGGAGACACTAAAGATGCGACAATAACAAAGATAAACACTACTGATGACGGTAAAATAGACAGTGCTTCTTTACAAAACATTATCGCCATGAATTACGGTAAAAGGCCTGTAGCACGTACATATAGCGCTCATGTCTACTCTAATGCTATTAATGGGAATGGACAGGCAATACTTATTGATGCCGGCGCAGTAGATATAGTTGCTACTCCTGCAGCACCATTCATTGCAAATGCATACTATCTGGTTGGAGATATGGTTGGATGGGATGCAACAGGTATGGTTAAATTGTCACATTCATCACAAGACGTTTACGCAGACCCGGTATTCTCAATCGAATTTAAGACGACCGCCGCAGGTCAAAATCTGAAATTGATTCCGCAAACTAACATTGATAACAATACTTTCTGGTATGAAGGAACTCAAGGCGTTGTTGGTGTAAAAACTGATGGTGACACAAGCACAAGTGGTTCACTTGTTACAACATCACCCGGTGCAATAAAAATTCCTGATGCCGGAACATATCTGTTAACGATTAATATGATGGATTACACTTACAAGATAGAGAAAACTAATAAGTATTATCTAGTAGGTGGACTACAGAATTGGACTGCTGACCCTGCAACTGGTATGACATGTCTATTCTATCCAATGGGAAATGGTGTCTATTCGTATACCGCAAATTGGGAAAGTGGAAAAAATAATCTTAAGATTTGGGATCAAGACTCATTTGGTAATTGGAATGTCGCCATTGGTTCTGTAAAAGATGGTGCGACAGATATGTCAGGATCACTCATCAGCTCAAGTGCAGGCGCGATAAGTTCACCTACAACAGAATATTATACACTGACAATCAATATGAGTTCTAAAACTTATGAATGGCAAAAAATTGAAAACCAGTCACCTACAGAATACACAAAGTTAAGTCTCATAGGAGCCTTCAATGGTTGGGGAACTGATTATGAACTAACACAGGTCACTAAACACAACTGGTACGGTAAATTTACTCAAACCACAGCAGGAGAACTCAAATTCAGAGCTAATGATAGTTGGGATGTCGCTAACTGGGGTATCAAACAAAATATAGGAGACAAATATTACGGCACAGCAACAAATGGAGGAGGCAACATGACTGTACCTGTAGGAACATACAGTGTTTATTTCAATGATATCACAGGTCAGTTCGCCTTTGTAGCACAGTAA
- a CDS encoding RagB/SusD family nutrient uptake outer membrane protein encodes MKRHNKKYGVIATVIAISMAFSGCTADLNVNPIDPNLNTPDNSLTGSDAYTSLLAKCYSAFAVSSPKGSTGDPDISGIDGGFGQYLRAYFNSQELPTDEAVIGWNDQTVKNFHGLCWNSSDVFVSAMYYRIIYEVSLCNETIRRINSAGDKLTDAEKNQLSAEARCIRALAYLHAIDMYGNVPFTDENSAVGGENPTQISRSDLFTWMVKDINNFVQYLPASPEKYRCGKGMAYMILAKLYLNAKVYTGTAQYDKCADACKNIISLGYNLEPQSNYWNLFNASNDELQGVGHEIIFSIYQDAINTQAYGGTTYIVNAECGGKMDYKALGLGGAGWGGIRVTPQFVNKFSGSDIRGSKFFTTGQDKDIKDLSTFSEGYAYTKFTNLYKDGTGVNTSFVSTDFPVFRLADVYLMLAECQVVGGVNVNVNGHDGIWYFNQVRERANATDMNTVSANDILDERARELAWECHRRSDLVRFNKLTTSDYVWAWKGSLNSADGNSVDNKYNIYPLPSSDITSNTNLQQNTGY; translated from the coding sequence ATGAAAAGACATAATAAAAAATATGGTGTGATAGCAACTGTAATAGCTATATCAATGGCTTTTTCAGGATGTACGGCAGACTTGAATGTCAATCCAATTGACCCCAATCTCAACACACCGGATAATTCATTGACTGGTAGTGATGCATATACATCTCTATTAGCAAAATGCTATAGCGCATTTGCAGTAAGTTCACCAAAAGGTTCAACAGGCGACCCTGATATATCAGGAATAGACGGTGGATTTGGACAGTATTTACGTGCGTATTTTAATTCACAAGAACTTCCTACTGATGAAGCCGTTATTGGATGGAATGACCAGACTGTAAAAAACTTCCATGGGCTCTGCTGGAATTCTTCGGACGTATTTGTTTCAGCAATGTATTATCGTATAATATACGAAGTTTCACTTTGTAACGAAACGATCAGAAGGATTAACAGCGCAGGTGATAAACTTACCGATGCTGAAAAGAATCAGTTATCTGCAGAAGCTCGTTGCATACGTGCATTAGCATATTTACATGCAATTGACATGTATGGTAATGTTCCATTTACAGATGAAAATTCGGCTGTTGGAGGAGAAAATCCAACGCAGATATCTCGGTCAGACCTTTTCACATGGATGGTAAAAGACATCAATAACTTTGTGCAATATCTACCAGCTTCTCCTGAAAAATATCGTTGCGGAAAAGGTATGGCATACATGATTTTAGCTAAATTGTATCTCAATGCAAAAGTTTACACAGGGACTGCACAATATGATAAATGTGCTGACGCTTGTAAAAACATTATAAGTCTTGGCTACAATCTGGAGCCCCAGTCTAATTACTGGAATCTTTTTAATGCATCAAATGACGAATTACAAGGTGTAGGTCATGAGATTATATTCAGTATCTACCAAGATGCTATCAATACACAAGCATATGGAGGTACAACATATATTGTAAATGCAGAATGTGGTGGAAAAATGGATTACAAAGCTCTAGGCCTTGGTGGTGCCGGATGGGGTGGAATTCGTGTAACTCCACAATTTGTAAACAAATTCTCTGGTTCTGATATTCGTGGTTCAAAATTCTTTACTACAGGTCAAGACAAGGATATCAAAGACCTTAGTACATTCTCTGAAGGATATGCATATACTAAGTTCACTAATTTATATAAAGATGGTACTGGAGTTAATACTTCGTTCGTATCTACAGATTTCCCTGTTTTCCGCTTGGCTGATGTATACCTTATGCTAGCTGAATGTCAAGTAGTAGGAGGTGTAAATGTAAATGTTAATGGACATGATGGCATATGGTACTTCAATCAAGTACGTGAAAGGGCAAATGCAACTGACATGAATACTGTATCAGCTAACGATATTCTTGACGAACGCGCTCGCGAACTAGCTTGGGAATGCCATCGTCGTTCTGACTTAGTACGTTTCAACAAACTTACTACAAGTGATTATGTTTGGGCTTGGAAAGGAAGTTTAAACAGTGCAGATGGTAATAGTGTAGACAATAAATACAATATATATCCTTTGCCTTCAAGTGATATAACTTCTAATACAAACTTACAACAGAATACGGGTTATTAA
- a CDS encoding alpha-amylase family glycosyl hydrolase, with product MKRFFTFILTFIIPLLIIAQGWPANYSGVMLQGFYWDSYSDTKWTNLESQADELSQYFDLIWVPQSGWTNMATSMGYNDVYWYNQTSSFGNESELKSMINTYKNKNVGIIADVVINHRGGVTRWTDFPTETNPYDNKTYSMGLSDICNTDEYNTSTDPTAVSERATYGKATGAADTGDDFNGYRDLDHTGANVQTNVKAYLKYLLNYLGYTGFRYDMVKGYSGKYTGMYNDDANPTFSVGECWDGVSVIGNWFNATNYDGKGIRSAAFDFPQKYLMNDQSNYANWYSTSGSLDNNDTYKRYGVTFVDNHDTYRNNNKYTGDVPSANAWIIANPGTPCIFLPHWKAYKSEIGPMIKIRKAVGITNTSNTIVISSSTSFIEAKTTGTNGDLYVVIGDITKGNIPNGYTKVLSGTNYAYYTNVAINIVTVDKSSGIYDNNITTTINATGNSTYVYTTDGSTPTATNGTQGTGSKSLTFTNTTTLKVGSLVNGVVTDIQTYTYTVNAFKAYKATIYVNCDAWSPLYFYVWDANSELNGKWPGKAITSTTTIDGEKWYYQTLDITSSTYTFNFIFSKNGSPQTVDITGLNSDKFYELGSLTDSKYNVNDVTNKHTTGIDNITNSGSKAFNKTNVYSVDGRLLRSLPKDATVNDALGGLSKGVYIVNDKKFVNK from the coding sequence ATGAAACGTTTTTTTACCTTCATTCTTACATTTATAATTCCTTTGCTCATCATAGCGCAAGGATGGCCTGCAAATTATAGCGGCGTAATGCTCCAAGGATTCTACTGGGACTCATACTCTGATACCAAATGGACCAATCTGGAATCCCAAGCTGATGAACTGTCACAATATTTTGACCTGATTTGGGTTCCACAAAGTGGATGGACTAATATGGCCACTAGTATGGGATATAACGATGTGTATTGGTACAATCAGACTAGTAGTTTTGGAAATGAAAGCGAGCTGAAGTCAATGATTAATACCTACAAAAACAAGAATGTTGGTATCATTGCCGATGTAGTTATAAATCACCGTGGTGGAGTAACAAGATGGACAGATTTCCCTACCGAGACAAATCCTTACGACAATAAGACTTACTCGATGGGACTTAGTGATATATGCAATACCGACGAATATAATACCAGTACAGATCCCACAGCTGTATCAGAGCGTGCCACTTACGGCAAAGCTACAGGTGCAGCTGATACAGGTGATGACTTTAACGGGTATCGCGATTTAGACCATACAGGTGCCAACGTACAGACGAATGTCAAAGCTTATCTCAAATATCTGCTCAATTATCTTGGATATACGGGTTTCAGATACGATATGGTAAAAGGATATTCAGGCAAGTATACAGGTATGTATAACGATGATGCCAATCCTACATTCAGTGTAGGTGAATGCTGGGATGGCGTATCCGTTATCGGCAACTGGTTTAACGCAACAAATTATGACGGTAAAGGTATCAGAAGTGCTGCATTCGACTTTCCGCAGAAATATCTCATGAATGATCAGAGTAACTATGCCAATTGGTACAGTACATCGGGAAGTCTTGACAACAACGATACATACAAGCGTTATGGTGTTACATTTGTAGATAACCACGATACTTATCGTAACAATAACAAATATACCGGTGATGTACCTTCGGCAAATGCATGGATTATTGCCAATCCCGGAACTCCTTGTATATTTCTGCCGCACTGGAAGGCATATAAGAGCGAAATAGGACCAATGATAAAGATACGTAAAGCTGTAGGCATAACCAATACAAGCAATACTATAGTTATCAGCAGCTCTACAAGTTTCATTGAGGCCAAGACTACAGGCACTAACGGAGATCTTTATGTAGTAATCGGCGACATTACAAAGGGTAATATTCCTAACGGATACACTAAAGTATTAAGTGGTACAAATTATGCCTATTATACGAATGTTGCTATTAACATCGTTACAGTAGATAAGTCGAGTGGAATATACGACAACAATATAACTACGACTATAAACGCTACCGGCAACAGCACATATGTTTATACTACAGATGGCAGTACTCCTACCGCTACTAATGGTACACAGGGAACAGGCAGCAAAAGTCTTACATTCACTAATACTACGACTCTAAAAGTTGGGTCTTTAGTTAATGGGGTTGTAACAGACATCCAGACATATACTTACACAGTGAATGCATTTAAGGCTTATAAAGCTACTATATACGTAAACTGCGATGCATGGTCTCCTTTATATTTTTATGTATGGGATGCCAATAGTGAACTTAATGGGAAGTGGCCGGGAAAAGCAATTACATCAACAACCACTATTGATGGCGAAAAATGGTATTATCAAACATTAGATATAACATCAAGCACATATACATTCAATTTTATATTCAGCAAGAATGGCTCTCCACAAACTGTAGACATTACAGGGTTGAACAGTGACAAGTTTTATGAACTTGGTTCTCTTACCGATAGCAAATACAACGTAAATGACGTGACCAACAAGCATACCACAGGCATTGATAATATTACAAACAGCGGGAGCAAGGCTTTCAATAAGACCAATGTTTATTCTGTAGACGGCCGCCTGCTACGTTCTCTGCCTAAGGATGCAACAGTAAATGATGCCCTTGGCGGATTATCAAAAGGTGTTTATATCGTAAACGACAAGAAGTTCGTGAATAAATAA
- the xpt gene encoding xanthine phosphoribosyltransferase: MDLLKERIIQDGKCYQGGILKVDSFINHQMDPNLMMELAKEFVKLFSDLNINKIITIEASGIAPAILVGYIMQLPVVFIKKKQPKTMENMLTSVVHSFTKDRDYTVCISSDFLTEKDHVLFIDDFLANGNASMGVIDLCKQAGSKIEAMGFIIEKAFQNGGKTLRANGIRYEALATVKSLDNCKIVLE, from the coding sequence ATGGATTTATTAAAAGAACGTATAATTCAAGACGGCAAATGCTATCAGGGTGGTATTCTTAAGGTTGACAGCTTTATAAACCATCAGATGGATCCTAATTTGATGATGGAACTGGCAAAAGAATTCGTCAAGCTATTTTCTGATTTGAATATTAACAAGATTATTACAATAGAGGCTAGTGGCATTGCTCCGGCTATATTGGTAGGTTACATTATGCAGTTGCCTGTGGTCTTTATAAAGAAGAAACAACCAAAGACGATGGAGAATATGCTTACTTCTGTGGTGCATTCGTTTACTAAAGACCGTGATTATACTGTCTGTATAAGCAGTGATTTTCTTACAGAAAAAGATCATGTACTATTTATTGACGATTTTCTTGCTAACGGTAATGCCTCAATGGGTGTTATTGATCTTTGTAAACAGGCAGGAAGTAAGATAGAGGCCATGGGATTTATAATCGAAAAAGCATTCCAGAATGGTGGAAAAACTTTGAGAGCTAATGGAATCAGGTATGAAGCATTGGCTACTGTAAAAAGCCTTGATAACTGTAAAATCGTTCTTGAGTAG
- a CDS encoding nucleobase:cation symporter-2 family protein, whose translation MEEKTEQPKGIIYGIYDRPPLRDTLFAALQHLLAIFVAIITPALIIAKAMNLDLALTGFLVSMSLFISGVATFIQCKKFGRIGCGLLCVQGTSFSFIGPIIAIGNAGGLPLIFGACIMGAPVEMIVSFTFKYLRKVITPLVSGIVVMLIGLSLIKVGMISCGGGNAAMASGTFGSYQNLTVSAVVLISVALLNCSRNKYLRMSSIFTGIVIGYILAYFLGMVDTSAFSAKDFTSFNVPVPFKLGVKFNLSSFIAIALVYLVTAIEATGDVTANSMVSGEPVEGEKYIKRVSGGVLADGLNSMIAGIFSSFPNSIFAQNNGIIQLTGVASRYVGYFIAGMLIILGLFPIVGIIFSLMPSAVLGGATLLMFGTVAAAGIRIVSSQELNRKAVLVLAISLSFGIGVELMPDILKQFPEAIKTIFSSGITTGGLVAIISNAVLNVKE comes from the coding sequence ATGGAAGAAAAGACAGAACAGCCCAAGGGAATAATTTATGGGATCTATGATCGTCCGCCATTGCGTGACACATTGTTTGCTGCGCTGCAGCATCTTTTAGCTATTTTTGTGGCTATAATAACACCGGCTTTGATTATTGCTAAAGCAATGAATCTGGATTTAGCTTTAACTGGCTTCTTGGTCTCAATGTCGCTATTTATATCAGGTGTAGCAACATTTATTCAGTGCAAGAAGTTTGGCCGAATTGGTTGCGGATTATTATGTGTACAAGGAACCAGCTTTTCGTTTATTGGTCCTATTATTGCTATTGGTAATGCCGGTGGACTGCCATTGATTTTTGGAGCTTGTATAATGGGTGCACCGGTTGAGATGATCGTAAGTTTCACTTTCAAATATCTTCGTAAGGTTATAACGCCATTAGTTAGTGGTATTGTTGTCATGTTGATAGGACTGAGCTTGATAAAAGTTGGAATGATATCTTGTGGAGGTGGAAATGCCGCAATGGCTTCAGGTACATTTGGTTCTTATCAGAACTTAACTGTTTCGGCAGTTGTTCTTATCAGTGTAGCACTCCTCAATTGTAGTAGAAATAAATATTTGAGGATGAGTAGCATATTTACCGGAATTGTTATAGGTTATATACTTGCTTACTTCCTGGGAATGGTAGATACCAGTGCATTTTCTGCAAAAGACTTTACCAGTTTCAATGTTCCTGTTCCATTCAAATTAGGCGTAAAATTTAATTTATCTTCTTTCATAGCAATTGCTTTGGTATATCTTGTTACAGCAATAGAAGCCACCGGCGATGTTACTGCAAACTCTATGGTGTCTGGAGAACCTGTTGAAGGAGAAAAGTATATAAAAAGAGTATCAGGAGGAGTGCTTGCAGACGGTCTAAATTCTATGATTGCAGGTATCTTTAGTTCTTTCCCTAATTCTATTTTTGCTCAGAATAATGGTATAATTCAACTAACAGGTGTAGCAAGTAGATATGTCGGCTATTTTATAGCAGGAATGCTAATAATATTAGGTTTGTTTCCTATTGTCGGAATAATATTCTCATTGATGCCTTCTGCAGTTCTAGGTGGAGCCACATTGCTTATGTTTGGTACTGTTGCCGCAGCCGGAATACGTATCGTGTCGTCACAGGAATTAAATCGAAAAGCAGTACTTGTCTTGGCTATAAGTTTGTCTTTCGGAATCGGAGTTGAATTGATGCCTGATATCTTGAAGCAGTTCCCAGAGGCTATCAAAACAATATTCTCATCTGGTATTACGACTGGTGGACTGGTCGCAATAATAAGTAATGCAGTACTGAATGTAAAAGAATAA
- a CDS encoding SusF/SusE family outer membrane protein: protein MKTINIASGLMIIASALFFASCDNDRGDNPKLDTDNLPTSFVLNVPAYAANNTYDLANSTGINFTCSQPDYGGEPLAVNYSVQISLDKAFTKYTQLGTTYTTANINVSGTEINNAVVKLYQNANSGADPSGVVQTLYVRLRAILANYSKADCLSNTIELPKVVATYLAELPTSIYLTGPCIQDGTTFKKMAPAFGTEGKFFTMIYAPAGGTFKWSRDGNEKLGYNDATSVVDNANSGAKASADGSIQIANAGWYVIYMNASLDVQKNMLITNLNIDPGEAYVIGNACGGAWTQGDPNWKMVAPTNASGKWISPAFTAKDEMRAYILVPGLDWWRTEFTLYKGDLYWRAVDIPTNWATNVGKDYSVSCGIGQKLYVDFDNNKGEVK, encoded by the coding sequence ATGAAAACAATAAATATAGCAAGTGGACTAATGATTATTGCCTCAGCTCTATTCTTCGCATCTTGCGACAATGACCGTGGTGATAACCCCAAATTAGACACAGACAATTTGCCTACAAGCTTTGTTCTTAATGTTCCAGCCTATGCTGCGAATAATACATACGACCTTGCTAACTCTACTGGTATAAACTTTACTTGCAGTCAACCTGATTATGGAGGAGAGCCTCTAGCTGTTAATTATTCAGTGCAAATATCACTAGATAAAGCATTCACCAAGTATACACAGTTGGGTACAACATATACTACAGCAAATATAAATGTGAGTGGTACAGAAATAAACAATGCTGTCGTAAAGTTATATCAAAATGCGAATAGTGGTGCCGATCCATCAGGAGTTGTCCAGACTTTGTATGTACGTTTAAGAGCTATCTTAGCTAACTACTCTAAAGCAGACTGTTTATCAAACACGATAGAATTGCCCAAAGTTGTTGCTACATATCTGGCAGAGTTACCAACATCAATATACTTGACAGGTCCTTGCATTCAAGATGGTACAACATTCAAGAAGATGGCGCCTGCATTTGGAACTGAAGGAAAATTCTTTACTATGATATACGCACCTGCCGGTGGTACATTCAAATGGAGTAGAGACGGTAATGAAAAGCTCGGATATAACGATGCTACATCAGTTGTAGATAATGCAAATTCAGGAGCGAAAGCATCTGCAGATGGAAGTATACAGATTGCAAATGCAGGATGGTATGTTATATATATGAATGCAAGTCTTGATGTACAAAAGAATATGCTGATAACAAATCTGAATATTGATCCGGGAGAGGCATATGTAATAGGCAATGCTTGTGGAGGTGCTTGGACACAAGGCGATCCAAATTGGAAAATGGTAGCTCCGACTAATGCTTCCGGAAAATGGATTTCTCCAGCATTCACTGCCAAAGATGAAATGCGAGCTTATATTCTTGTTCCGGGACTTGACTGGTGGAGAACTGAATTTACGCTATACAAAGGCGACTTATATTGGCGTGCTGTAGACATTCCTACTAACTGGGCTACTAACGTAGGTAAAGATTACTCTGTATCATGCGGAATTGGTCAGAAACTTTATGTTGACTTTGATAACAACAAAGGTGAAGTAAAATAA
- a CDS encoding S8 family serine peptidase gives MKKTTMLFLVTCVLASCVSTKHATVTKESEEDKVTVNKPATQYSNNTLIVYFDTSIGNKPILTAAKKYGSEILYQYNIVNAVALTIPPNTNINEAIIYYQNVKGVLQVNRDKVYSTE, from the coding sequence ATGAAAAAGACCACTATGTTATTTTTAGTTACCTGTGTTCTTGCGTCGTGTGTCTCCACAAAACATGCAACAGTAACAAAAGAATCTGAAGAAGATAAGGTTACTGTTAACAAGCCGGCTACACAGTATAGCAACAACACTTTAATTGTATACTTCGACACAAGTATTGGAAATAAACCGATTCTTACGGCAGCCAAGAAGTATGGCTCTGAAATTCTTTATCAATATAACATTGTAAATGCTGTAGCTTTGACAATACCACCTAATACAAATATCAACGAGGCCATAATATACTACCAAAATGTAAAGGGGGTATTACAAGTTAACCGGGATAAAGTATACAGTACCGAATAA